The Anas acuta chromosome 2, bAnaAcu1.1, whole genome shotgun sequence genomic interval CCAAGCTGAACTGTTTACAAAGTGAGGTGTTAGTGAGGTCAGCTTACTAGGACACAGGAAATataggtttttatttattttttatatatatatgtataagcagaatatcccaagttatCATAGTAAGCTGAAAACGAGTGAAATTGAGTCCCTTCCAGGTCAGAGCTTTATAAATTAATTTGCCTCACTTGTATTAGTAACTAGCACCGTGTCATCTATACCTACTGACACGGCAATCACCCAACTCACTGCAACCACATTCCAGATTTTATAGCCATGTCCCTGTGGATTAGTTCTGTGGCATACTTGTAAGCAGAGGCTTCTCTTGAATCTTTTCAGTGGCTTCCCTCTCATTATCACTTTGAATTTCTTCACCTTGTCTTTAGGAGACTACTAGTAACGCCTTCTTTCCTTGCTTATTCACTGATACCTCTGTCAATCATGAATTGCCTTGGGGCACTTCACTTGCAATGGAACTTTTGTCTAATTTTTATTGGCTTAATTTAAACAACTTTGTGCGTATTCATTAGGAATCGTTGTGTTTTAGGATTGGGTAAAATCTCATCACGTATTGAGTGTCTGCAACTTCATGAAGCTCTAATTCCCCATTGCTTTGCCAGGCCTCGTCATCATTTCTTGATGGGGTGTCTGgaatattaaataaatgataTCAACAAAGCACCAAAAGATTTCAGCAGTTTTGAAGGAAGGATAGCAATACTTacaaaaaaagtgacatttttgttttattgacaCTTTGAAGAGGGCTTATAGCATTAATTGCTGTATTCTTGCATGGAATCTTAGTTGCATTTAAGTTGTAACTTTAGATATTTCATAactttaaataattcaaaatgatTAGCAAGTCTTGAGATAAAGGGAGATTTCTGTGGATAAACATACATGATAACAGAAGCCCTAATACGAgcagactagaaaaaaaaaaaaaacaaccatatttgaattaaattaaacaaacatagccgaattaaagaaaaaaaaatgaataaaagggAAGTGTTCAAATTAAAAAGAGCAGTGCTGCTCAGGGATGCGTGGGCCGGATAACCCACTGCTCAGATAAATACAGCATACGGAAGCAAAAGAATGGACCTTATGCCCTTTGTTCTATAACCCACCATGTACAAGATACGGGCATTATACAACAGCGAAAAAGCTCTATCTTCTGTCTATTTCCACTCCCAGAGCCCTCCCTCTGGTACTCTGACCTACCCAGATAGTCCTCTTTACCTAAAGACAGAGGCCTATGGATTTTAAAACAGTCTTATCTAAAGTACTGGCTAagaaaaactgcaataaaagGTACATATGCCGTTTCCAAAGGCATGTTTGCTGAAGGTGTAAGTTTTAATGGGATTACACAAGGAATAATAAAACAGCTGTCAATCTGCTCTTATGACATGAAACCCCCTTCCATAACAAAGTTAATTTCAACCATCCAATGTTAATTGAGTTCTGATTTACAAGTCTTggtaaacaattttttttggggggtagcTGTATCTCAACTGGGCTCTGGGTACTGTAACAAACAGCTTGCGGATTCTGTATGGCCAACACTTTGCTGTCTTTTATCATCTTTATTCAGAGTTGTGTTAataattaaagtgaaaaaatacCCCATTTTCAGGCTTTTGGTAAGAACATTTATTTGTAAAGAACCTTCTTTGAGAATGCTAACTGGTaccaaaagcacattttttgtCCAACTGGAACGCTAAGACTCCTCCAAAAGCCGTACTTTTAAACTGTCAGATAAAACAGGTGGGAGACAAATAACAAACAGTTTGGGAAGCTTTCGGAAATGGTGAAATGGTGAAGAAAGGTGTTAAACTGCTCTTAACGAGCTTTTCTGCTCTCTTGATGCCCTTCAGAAGGCCACATATGACTAGTTACTTTTTGTAAAGGAACTtcctaataaaaatgtttgtggcAATACAATAGCAGCTCATGTGCAGGGTTTATTGTCTCCATCACTGTTGCCTCCCACCACACCTACCTTCAGAGAAGGAGGGCAAGAGATTGTCTTTTAACCTAGATGTGCAATGTAGACTAGCGTAAAGTACCAGGTCTTGTTTTGGGCTTAAACCAGCATAAAGCCTGACGGAGACAGGTTGTCTGAATTTCTCAGACCCCTTTCATGCCTTCCCCTGACAAAGACAGCTTTGCATGTGCCATATGTCCCTGAAGTTTGAGGAAATGACCAACAGAACAGAAGAGAGATCTTCCATGGATGGAGTTCATTACAACAGAGTGCAGTGGAAAATGATGAAGAAACAAATTTCTCAGCCACATCACCTGCGGATCAATGACACTTACATTACTAATCTGTTTTGTTATCAGGAGAATGAATCAGTTGATTTGTCTAACAAGCTTTGCTCTCACAGCAATGAAAAAGCACGATCATAAAGTTCAGTTTCGTTTCCCCGAGTGATCCCAGGTTTTGTGtacttttcttccttgctcATTGGTTTCggttctgtttctttgctgttagCTAGACAGAGTATAAAAAGACTGGCTGTGCAGTGCTTCATACACCACCCAAAGCAAAAATGGCTGACCGAAACGTCCACAACGCTGGCTTCGGCTCCTCCGGCATCCGAGCAGGTTCGCTTGCTTCACACATGATGTCCGTGGAAGCAAGATCTAGTGGGGGAGGCGTGCGTTCTGGAGGGCCTACTGCTACTCTCCAAGAGATGGGTATGagcaacttctttttttcttttgtggttttgtggtTTAGTGAGTGGGGCCAAATGGAATTTCGTCCTTGAATGCAGGCTTGTCGAGTGATCACTTCCCTCCTACATTCCTGTTTCACACTGCAAGACAAAAGATGTGGGTATTTAACTGCATGTTATGGCCGGGATGCTAGTGAGGATGTTTTCTGTGTATGTACATATGCATGAGTGTGTATATACATAGGTGGCATTCATGAGATTTGGGACAGTGTTTATTTGAAGTTTGCGCTCTCTCTAGGAACCATCAATAATACAGAAAGCCATGCCAGCAGTAAGCAACCGTACACTTATGCGGGAACATGATCTGTGTACCTACATTTCATATAAATAATCAGATTTCCTTTGCTCCTTACTCATACACACCCATAAATATCACATAGAGAGAATGCATAGGAACCTATGCAGACACTATAACAGGGGGAAATTAGCTGCAGTTCAAGAGATAAACTCACAAAGGGAATATTTACACGTCCTTGCAGCATGTTTCCAAGTACTAAAAATAACCATAGCTGGCTTTCACATGAGCTAACCCCACAGGTGCTTGCTTTTCTGCTGCATACGCAGAGCAGTCCCTGATCTGACAACTCGAAGCAGCTTGGCACTTGTTTAACCCCAGATCCGGTGGGATTCACGCACAAGGTATTCTGCCTACTAGTCCCACCTGTGGGACCTGATTCATCAGGCACTCTAAGTATGCACGACCCCACAGAAAAGAGAGCCCCGTGTAATCCTGATTTACCCTGCAGCATGGTAGTTAGCAGGGTGACCTTTGTAAAAGTTTCAAACCCCTTAGTGCCTTACGGGTCTTGGACCCACATCTCCCACACTTCAGGAGCGTGCTCACCAGCAGGCTGTGGGCTGTCATATTGGCCAACTGCTGGCCTATTGCTTTCATGGTAAGCAGCTACGTGTCTACTGAATGATGGAGCTGAGCCTGACTCTTCCAGCCATAACATGAGAGGTTGGCCAGGTAAGCTGGCCAGGGCCCAGATTTGTGCCATCTTtcaattattaataaataaataaatacataaaaggtGACAGGCCTGACTGAAAGGAggtaagttattttttttagacGTGGCTTGTGTTGCTGACAGTATTATTCATAGCACGAGGCTCTTTAGACACTGAGGGAGTAAGTGACATAAGGGTCATTTGGAGAGATGCTGCATGGTACTCCTGTGAGGCATTGTTTGAATTTTACATTATGATTTAAATTATGATTTGATCAGTGAGTTTAGGTTACTGATACAGTGCTTATTGAATACTTGGTAGCAAAGATGTTAAGGGATGGTagcagcagagggagagaatATGAGAGAAAGTCAAGAGAGGAGGAGAACCTTGGGAGTCTATAGCAGGAAGAGCTACTTTCAGGCACCACACTGCATCAGCAGCACAGATCCCAGTCCACAGGCACCACCAGACAGTTGATCTAATATTATAGCAGAGCAGAGACAACTGCCCAACGCTGCCTTTTGCTACATATAATGGTGGTACAGCAATACTCGGCATGGCCATAGCCAGTGGTGAACCTTGGTGGTGATGCCCTACAGAGAGTATGAAgttgcaatttttaaaataaaagactgaACATATTTATCCCCTGGTGTGTTGGGAATATTTagaagagagagaggcagagTAAACATTTGATGGTACCTGATTTTATTCTTGCAATGAAACAGTATCAGCTACACCCTTTTATGAAATGCACTGTTTTTGGTGAAGATAAATCTGCAAGACTTGAGGAAACCTTAGCCGTGCCTACAGCAGGTACTCCAAAAAAGCTTTTATCCATGTGAAAAATACTCTGTCTGTAACATTGCCAAGACAGGTGTGAGCTttggctccctgcagcaggggagcTTGCCACACATTCTTTGCCTGATTGAGAGCTAAAAGAGTCTGATTTCATTTCCGCAGGTGCTCACTGAAATCTCTCGCTCTTCAAACACATCTTCTTAACCTTTTTATTAAGACTGCAAACCCTCCCCCACGAACAAATGTGCATGGAGGAGCGGCTGATTCTGCAGCAGGGCACAAGTATTGTTCAGCATCACTTTACAGGAGATGTTATAACAAGCTCATCACCAAAATATTTGAGCATCCTCCAGGAATGTTTTAAGGGGCTGTCACTAGCATTTGTCATTGTCAATGTCTTAGTCCtctcccacaaaaaaaaaaaaaaaaaggcttgcaaTGTAATACTTTGTTTGGGGCTTATTTATACTGAGATGGAGATATACATATGTGTTGGCTACCAGAGCTTGCTGTGTTCAAAACCTTGAGGTATCTATTATGCATAGGTTTATGCTATGGAAAGTGAAGTGAAAGGTATCCATCACCTGTAACAGTAAGTGGTAAAGTCTGCAATAACCCCGAGTTCCTGTAAAAGTTTGTTCCACAGCCCTCAGAAAATCAGCAGTCTCTTTGTCTTCTAATAAATTTTctagccttttttttattattattattattattaattattattattaatattatcttccccatttatttatttatttttaaagaacactaGATTACAATTATCCTGTGAGGTTCCTCCCAGTCAGAAAGTGCAGTAACACTTCCTTTGTAACTGTTGTAGGTGCCAGAGGCTCAACACATTCCTCAGGTTTTACCAGCAGCGGGATCTCCAGTGGATCCAGGGCTTCTGACATGATGTCCCAGGAGGCCAGATCTCATGGGGGTGGAGTCCCCAGTGGCGGCACAACTTCCACTGTCCAGTCCATCTGTAAGTGAGAGTCTTCCCAGTAAAGCTGAAATAACAAACGATTTCTCAGCTCAATTGTACATTTACTAGAGGGAGGGGTGTAAAGCGAAGTTGCTGCATTGCATTTGAAAcaacatttcttctgtttgttgctTTATACTGGGTGGGAAGCAGAAGCTAAGGAATTAGGGGAAATAACTATGCAATAAAGTTGCAAGGATGGAGGCGGATAGCAGAGACAGATTGCTGAAACACCTAGTTGCAGAAAAAAGGTCACTGGAAGTTTAGGTTATTAACTGAGTGTAACACAGACCTTTGGTCTATGTCCTGGGAGTGCTTGTAACTCATGCTTAGATATTCTGTATGTTGCCCTGTTGCAACATACAGAACATACAACAGCAGATTTGCTTTATATTGTTCTCATGTGTTTCTTTATGTTTGTCCTTAGCGATGGGTGGCAAAGGAGGAAGgcactgaagagaaagaagcatCAGTCTAGAAGTAAGCTCTGCAAGCAGTTCATCATCCTGTACTGCCAGAATCATTTGACATCTTCCCTTCTTTGCTCTCCCTGACACTAACATGAAAGGCAAAGCTGTTTTCACATGTGCAAATAAAAGCTCTGTTAAAACCATGGATGCTTGTGCAAAATTAATAGGGGTGGGGATgcggatggggatggggggcagGTTCTTCCTTGGTTAAACGTCCTCTGAAGCACAGACATATACAAACACAAGCCAATGAAAGGAAGCTACAGTACTCTGGGCTGGAATAGGTCTCACTATCTGAGCCTCTTGCTGTTCCCCACTCGCCTTTCATTCAGATGTGCTCCCACTGCACCATTTCCCCAGGTACACACATTGTCCACTTCCTAGACACGTTCCCACATACATTCCCCGTTCCTTCCatcttccttttgtctttctggCTTCTCATGCTCCCTCCCCTagctcctccttccccccataTTCCAATAAAAAAACCTGATGCAGCCTCTCCTGTTACTTTCTGTAAAATTACAGATTTAGGGTTTTCTTCACACAATACTAATCATTTACATGTTAGCTCTCATACTTAAGAATCTTGAACTGTTTTGTTCACtgcaaatgaaatgcagaaacaatcACACAGAGGTTGTGGTGttgtatttctgttgtttgttttttaaggtcaGATGCCTTGACTTGAGTGGTGTTTTATATGTTCACCCTCACATGAAATCTTCCCTGCTTATTGCGTGCATGCTGGTTATTTACTGCTAATTTTTTACCCCTGGCATAGCTAACTAACTGCAATCCTGGTGTTGAATTATGTAGTTAACAAAGACAAGAAATGAAGAACATGAGGTCCaggtgaaatgaaaaggaatttaAGGCATATGGAGTAAAAAATGAAGTACTCAGTAGTCACAGACAGCATTTAGACTCAGGTATTTCTGTGCAAAGGTGGAACCATCAGTTTGCTGGGATGCATCATCTTCAAGTCTGAGCTGTTACATGGCTCTGCTTGAGCCATCCTACACTTTCCTCATAAGGTCTAATGCAGCAGACTTCTAAAATACACCTGTGCCCTACCAGCAGATCTTTACTCCCTTCTGCACGAGGTAGAGCAAGGATGTCCACAATTCCCATCCGTACGTTCCCCCATGTGCAGAAGCTgtcagagagcagcaaggaTCCAGAAACCCACAAGCAAACTGTCCAGCACCTGTGTTAACATTGATGATACTGAAGTGAGTTGTAACAATGAAACTAATGTAAGGATGagtaaaaattagaaaaagacaGGCACATACATAACTTGAAGGACAAACAATTGATGCTATATTATCTAGAAAACAACATGCAATCATTTGATGGCAATTAAGGATTATGCTTCTTATTTGCCTGCATAACAGTAACATTTAATATCAGGATTCAACTTCAGAGTTGGCATTTCTTGACCTCAAGTGCTTTTgccttgtttaaaaaatgtttaacattAGTGAAAGCTAACAAAAGATATTCATGcccagaagaaggaaaaacaacccaaaccaAGGCAACAATTGttaattacatttcatttcacttttcagtTCTTATGTGATTCTGACATTACTAATttgcctatttttttccatctttggaCCTTGCCATGTTGAGAGCTATTCTAGATAGTTCTCCTAAAGCTGGGAGCATCCTCGGTTGCATCTGAATTCCCTCAGCTGCACCAGCTCCAACAGGTCTACAGGAGAACAAAGGTAAATGCTTCCTCCTGAATGCTTCACTCGCAGACCACTTAAGCAAATTCACGTGTGCACTGTTAGAAAggaattatttacattttttaacagaatataATTGAAACGGTCAAATAACAGCAGATATGACAATCTAAATCCCTCACGTCCCTCAATCAATCTCCTGCAACAAACAGAcagaaggggagagaaaggaaaagaggcagCAGTGTGTGATTACCAGAGCAATAGCAGTGAAGCAATGCACTGCAGAAAGAACATAGCTCTCTGCACAGAAATCAATTCCTCCCATGGGATGGGGTCGATAGTTGCCTGACAGGACAGTATACAGGCaatttaatagcattttatCTAAATGAATCTATTCCTCCCCCCCCACCGGCCTCACAGTTCATGAGCAGGATCTCTTagtaaaatagatttatttattttttatcatataACAGGAAAGCATTTATCATGCTGAAGACACTACCACTGtctattaaaaatcatttatccCTGTTAGTTTCTCATTACCAGCAACTCTTTCCCAGCATTGTTATTCTAATCAGTTAACTTATGCACGCAGTCCATAAAAATCACTTTCAGTTaactctggaaatatttttcttactcaAATACTTTCTAAATTACAGGTCACACTTTCAGGGAAAATAAACTCACAAACCAGGCAGAGCCAGTTGATTCAAAAGAGTGTTGGTAtctgaaatgacatttttatgcaagaaaagctaattttttatttatttatttattgtgcaaTACATTTTACACAGAGATTGGTTGTCCAGTGTATCTATTTTAATAGcactttaataaataaagccaGGCTGATCTTATTAGTGGGTATCTGTGTGAAGTAAATGGTAATGAATAAGAACCCCTAATAAGCATCATTCCAGGGATGGATCTTCGGCTCTCTGGGAGTTTGGTATTGTGCCCCAAAGGCTCTTGTAAATCCAGCCACAGTTCTTGCTCATCATTTAGAAGATTAGGGGCTGATAAGCGACAGTCAAGCCTTATTAGGACAGGCTAAggcaacagaaaacattaattgGGTAATTTAATGCACAAGGAGACAATAAATGCCTGCATTGTGGTTCAGATGCTGTTCCTCTATTGATTTGTTCATGTCTTATTTTGTGGAATTCTCACAAATTCTTAGTGGGCAGAGTGCAAGGCAAAGTCTCTACGTTTAAAAACATGAGACCACTTTTGTTATTTCCTGCAGCTTCTCTTTGCCTCCTGCATTACTAAGATGCCCTTCAATGTCCCTGTCCTTGGTAAGCCGAAGAATGAAAACTGATTCCTTGCCCAAGAACTCCTCagagaaaggaggggagagagcCAAGTTATGGCAACTACCTGCACTGAAATGGTATCTTACCATCTCACTTGTATCATGGTTTCATCTCTTAAAGGTAAATTAAAATATCCCCGTTCCCATGGGTCTGACAGGCAAGAAATACTGCGTGCACACAGCAGGAGCACTGTGGCTTTGGGAAGAAGCCCAAATTCTCTTTTCCTCCTGGAAATTACTTGAaaattttctcttccctttcactGTTCTGAGGAGATGAAGAAATAGTTGCTGGACGTGTCTTCCTCTGGAAGTAAGGAAGATGAGAGGAAGCTCCTAATCTGGGTATTTCTCCCCTGTCTAGTGCCAGAATTAATTCACTCACTTGAGGAGTCACACAATTCACTCAGTGGTGGATTTTAGTGTCTAGAAAACCAGTCACATACATACATTTCTCAGTCATATACCACCTCCTTACTTGGATCCCATTTTAAGATTTCCTTCCCTGCTACCTCTTTCCCACAGCTGAACAGGAGGGAAGAGTTTCTCTCAGAGTGGAAGTTCAGCACGAGAAGGGGAGATTTCCCTTTACTTAGCTGACTGAGGCATTCATATCCTCTCATCTTCTCACACTGTAACTTGGAAGATTGGCAGTGATAATCcatgaacaatttattttaataatttacatttGAATCAATTTGAATATTGAAAT includes:
- the LOC137850844 gene encoding interferon alpha-inducible protein 27-like protein 2 → MADRNVHNAGFGSSGIRAGSLASHMMSVEARSSGGGVRSGGPTATLQEMGARGSTHSSGFTSSGISSGSRASDMMSQEARSHGGGVPSGGTTSTVQSISMGGKGGRH